Proteins encoded together in one Vibrio lentus window:
- a CDS encoding Lrp/AsnC family transcriptional regulator yields the protein MSQHQLDRIDKEILRILHMKGRLPVVELAKQVNLTTSPCSDRLKRLEKDGYITGYHAELCSEKLGLDVQVFIHIRLDQTSFSIFDKFAQAVELMPEVEECYSLSGDFDTMIKVRVKDMKAYQAFMATKLGTLPGVIQTRSEVVIEEHKKGFGVNPELLATLK from the coding sequence ATGTCTCAGCATCAACTCGATCGTATCGATAAAGAGATACTAAGAATTCTGCATATGAAAGGGCGTTTGCCGGTTGTGGAGTTGGCAAAACAAGTCAACTTAACCACTTCCCCATGTTCCGATAGGCTCAAACGATTGGAAAAAGATGGCTATATCACGGGTTATCATGCTGAGTTGTGTTCAGAGAAGTTGGGGCTCGATGTTCAAGTCTTTATTCATATTCGACTCGATCAAACCAGCTTCTCTATCTTTGATAAGTTTGCACAGGCGGTTGAGTTGATGCCTGAAGTGGAGGAGTGTTATTCCCTCTCGGGTGACTTTGACACCATGATTAAGGTTCGAGTGAAAGACATGAAGGCATACCAAGCGTTTATGGCAACCAAGCTGGGTACACTGCCGGGCGTGATCCAGACTCGCAGCGAAGTGGTGATCGAAGAGCACAAAAAGGGCTTTGGTGTGAACCCTGAGCTTTTAGCAACCCTAAAATAG
- a CDS encoding MerR family transcriptional regulator, with protein sequence MLTVTQLAKAYNISRTTILYYERAGLLLPNCRSDNGYRWYGEKEQTRLESIISYRSFGLSIQEITALLDRKDDVKQEQTLVNQFNALDKEIQNLRQQQKAIVMLLEQPELLEQKSLTKDRWVKVMENAGFSEEDMKNWHKQFEKMEPSAHQEFLESLNIDQKEVESIRDWSKK encoded by the coding sequence ATGCTCACTGTTACTCAACTAGCCAAAGCCTATAACATCTCACGCACCACCATTCTTTATTACGAACGTGCGGGGCTGTTACTACCTAACTGTCGTTCAGACAATGGCTACCGTTGGTATGGTGAAAAGGAACAGACTCGTTTAGAAAGCATTATCTCTTACCGCTCCTTTGGATTATCCATCCAAGAAATTACCGCGCTACTTGATCGCAAAGACGACGTGAAACAAGAGCAAACCTTAGTGAACCAGTTCAATGCTCTAGACAAAGAGATTCAGAATCTTCGCCAACAGCAAAAGGCGATTGTCATGTTATTAGAACAACCTGAATTGCTTGAGCAGAAATCGCTGACTAAGGATCGCTGGGTTAAAGTAATGGAGAATGCTGGATTCAGCGAAGAGGACATGAAGAACTGGCACAAACAGTTTGAGAAGATGGAACCGAGTGCTCACCAAGAGTTCTTGGAGTCATTGAATATCGATCAAAAAGAAGTCGAAAGCATTAGGGACTGGTCAAAAAAATAG
- the putP gene encoding sodium/proline symporter PutP, with protein sequence MEGFLQNEDYQMIENSFAITTTFIAYLIMMLAIGVIAYKRTSNSTDYFLGGRSLGPWPAALSAGASDMSGWLLLGLPGYAYAAGFEAFWLAGGLLVGTWANWLISAKRLRTYSITTESLTLPEFLSRRFNDNSKLIQTISAFFILLFFLFYTSSGLVAGGKLFETVFGLDYTTAVIIGTVCVVSYTLFGGFLAVSWTDLVQGLLMSAALLIVPIAAMNGGLGQLSSDLHNINPELLTLWNDAKGEPLSAIAIISLAAWGLGYFGQPHILARFKATRSNKDLVTARRIAVIWTALSMVGAMLVGLVGLIYVTNSGAPKLDDGEKIFMLLVNAMFHPVIAGILLAAILAAIMSTADSQLLVSSSAMAEDLYKQVLKKDATSEEIVRVGRFAVILISLIALVLAMTPDSSVLGLVSYAWAGFGAAFGPAIVLSLYWSRMNRNGALAGIVVGGVTIVLWKQFTGGWFDVYEIVPGIILSTISIVVVSLITGEPEDEVKKQHAEFEKNLVELD encoded by the coding sequence ATGGAAGGCTTTCTACAAAATGAGGACTATCAAATGATAGAAAACAGTTTTGCAATAACGACGACGTTCATTGCGTATCTAATTATGATGCTAGCGATCGGTGTTATTGCTTACAAACGTACATCTAACTCAACTGACTACTTCCTAGGTGGTCGTTCGTTAGGCCCATGGCCTGCTGCACTTTCTGCTGGTGCATCAGACATGAGTGGTTGGTTGCTACTTGGCCTGCCTGGTTACGCTTACGCTGCTGGCTTTGAAGCATTTTGGCTTGCTGGTGGTCTACTTGTTGGTACTTGGGCAAACTGGTTAATCAGTGCAAAACGTCTACGTACTTACAGCATTACGACTGAATCACTGACGCTGCCTGAGTTCCTATCTCGTCGTTTCAATGATAATTCTAAGCTGATCCAAACAATTTCTGCTTTCTTTATCCTTTTATTCTTCCTTTTCTACACAAGTTCAGGCTTGGTAGCAGGTGGTAAATTGTTTGAAACGGTATTCGGCCTAGATTACACAACTGCGGTAATTATCGGTACGGTATGTGTGGTTTCGTACACCCTATTTGGTGGTTTCCTAGCGGTATCTTGGACTGACTTAGTTCAAGGCTTGCTAATGTCTGCTGCGCTATTGATTGTACCAATCGCAGCAATGAACGGTGGCCTAGGTCAGCTGTCTAGCGACCTACACAACATCAACCCAGAGCTACTTACGCTATGGAATGATGCTAAGGGTGAGCCGCTTTCTGCTATTGCGATCATCTCGCTAGCGGCATGGGGTTTGGGTTACTTCGGTCAACCACACATCTTGGCTCGTTTCAAAGCAACTCGTTCAAACAAAGATCTTGTGACAGCACGCCGCATTGCGGTTATCTGGACTGCACTGTCTATGGTTGGTGCAATGCTAGTGGGTCTTGTTGGTCTAATTTACGTGACTAACTCTGGCGCACCTAAGCTAGACGATGGCGAGAAGATCTTCATGCTTCTTGTTAACGCGATGTTCCACCCAGTAATCGCAGGTATCCTACTTGCTGCAATCCTAGCGGCAATCATGAGTACTGCGGATTCACAACTTCTTGTTTCTTCATCTGCAATGGCAGAAGACTTGTACAAGCAAGTTCTGAAGAAAGACGCAACGTCAGAAGAGATTGTTCGTGTAGGCCGTTTCGCGGTTATCTTAATCTCTCTAATTGCACTTGTTCTAGCGATGACGCCAGACAGTTCAGTACTAGGCCTTGTATCTTACGCATGGGCTGGTTTTGGTGCTGCGTTTGGTCCAGCTATCGTATTGAGCCTGTACTGGTCTCGTATGAACCGTAACGGCGCTCTAGCGGGTATCGTGGTTGGTGGTGTTACGATTGTACTTTGGAAACAGTTCACGGGCGGTTGGTTCGATGTTTACGAAATCGTACCGGGAATCATCCTATCGACTATCTCTATCGTTGTGGTTAGCTTGATTACTGGCGAGCCTGAAGATGAAGTTAAGAAGCAACATGCTGAGTTCGAGAAGAACCTAGTTGAGCTAGACTAA
- a CDS encoding 1-pyrroline-5-carboxylate dehydrogenase, producing MVHQVTGFSDALLAWEQWNLTDFDYKSAQVLALKSEIESQSTPLATVVTYHLEQASALLSEHHLMAGPTGETNELYAAGRGVALVIVDDCEEKVPALQTAMALITTALLAGNSVQLCSDDVQFNTLVADAAKSANLPTNLVQVASYDAAQQLLSCDVRSVGYVGNSQTAQAINLQLAKRDGAIVGLVAETDLATMNVANDPHLSLRFITERTRTINITAVGGNATLLELGSEAH from the coding sequence ATGGTTCATCAAGTGACAGGTTTTTCTGATGCTTTGCTAGCGTGGGAACAATGGAATCTTACCGATTTTGATTACAAGAGTGCTCAGGTACTTGCGCTGAAATCAGAGATCGAAAGTCAATCTACGCCTTTGGCGACGGTGGTTACTTATCATCTAGAGCAAGCGTCTGCGCTGCTTTCTGAACATCACCTAATGGCAGGTCCTACGGGCGAAACCAATGAGTTGTATGCCGCTGGTCGCGGTGTGGCTTTGGTGATTGTTGATGATTGCGAAGAGAAAGTGCCAGCGCTGCAAACTGCAATGGCTTTGATTACTACTGCGCTATTGGCAGGTAACAGCGTCCAATTGTGCAGTGATGATGTGCAGTTCAATACTTTAGTTGCAGATGCAGCTAAGTCGGCGAACTTGCCAACTAACTTGGTGCAAGTTGCCTCGTATGACGCTGCTCAACAGTTGTTGTCTTGCGATGTACGTAGCGTGGGTTACGTAGGTAACTCGCAAACGGCACAAGCTATCAATTTACAGCTTGCTAAGCGTGACGGTGCAATCGTCGGTTTAGTAGCTGAAACGGATCTGGCGACAATGAATGTTGCCAATGATCCACACCTATCGCTGCGCTTCATTACCGAGCGTACGCGAACTATAAATATAACAGCCGTGGGCGGTAACGCGACCTTGCTCGAACTTGGAAGCGAAGCTCACTAA